The Aedes aegypti strain LVP_AGWG chromosome 1, AaegL5.0 Primary Assembly, whole genome shotgun sequence sequence ttcgagctgcgcgtaaaatgcgtccttgtcatcatcagcgcttccggagtgtgggctatgcccgttgattatgctgaagttaaagaatcggcctttgattcttaacttgcacattcgctcattgatcggccaccacccgatcacgcgcctttacATATCACCCATTACTATGATAGCTGTtaccagctcgcgtgtgttgccgcagctctggtagatggtcgATGTCGAAACCGCAGATCTTCAGTatatcggagagtatgcgtgtgctttcGATGAAGTttagagatttgcagttccacgtaccaagtttccaatcgctagtccatttccgttgctgtggtctttgccgtttgttccggtccgtattctctcggtgacattcctgtgctgatgtgtttttacggttggcttgcagggcctgacaccaaccccctagatttccggaggaccattccccctaaatgttcggagggccatagtgcgcagtttagctcagagtccttctctggcactcggacgatgatcagccacccctgacatggggaacagacgctgttgtgagccgctcctgacatatagtacagacgctcaaggtttgcagaagcaaaagcaaaccccccttctctgtcagcatacgaccaaagttcccaccgggggttggttacccggtcttccccaaggttactcgtaccccgaccagtaccacgaggaggtagggataggagttgctgggcaagaggctaaggaccgcacaaagagGTGTATTtcattcctgcaggtacgcgaggtaccaatggtacgccatgctcaACCATTTACCGTTAATTTGGACCTAAGTCCAAAATTATCCCCGAATTTGAAATTGTCAATGCATGaattaaaaatataactcatttattaattttcctaaaaatttcatcgaaatcgatcgaacgatTGCGTAGTTGCCGAATTTGGAAACTTCGATGTCGGCACCCAGTACTGTAAAGATTTATCAATAACTGCGCCGCATTACACTCTTCagtgcgtttttttttgtgaaacgcCATGAACATTGTCCTTCGATTCATATTAAAAAACAAACTTCCCTAAAGTTCAAGCATTGCAGtattataatcgaaagagagcgagagaggagaaaACTTCTCATTGTTACATAGATCCATTTGAAAAGATACGCGAGAATTAATGGAGCTCTAGAGCTACCACGAAAAAGAAAGGACAAAGAACACCTCTAAGCATTCTTCTACGAAATTCCATAGaaagaaaatgtttgtttctatGTTTCTGTGATCTGGGAGAAATCTGTAGATTCTGAGGTAATTGCTGTTGTTAATCgtgaaagaattccagaaaacaTGTCTTGAATAATATCTGTAGGATTCTTAGGCATGTTATCTAAAGATGTGGGTAATAAGAGCATTTACTCCACTCCAGATCAGTacatttaaggcgaagtaggccgtcattgaaatttgtacgcgtcgttgatgattgttgctaattcatctcacgatttcgaatcaatgaAAATCAGTTAGATTGCACTGACagtgctgaaaaagtatcagcatactttatgcatgtaagcacgtacagtgatactttttcaagttaatataaactatcaagactgagttttatcactttgaaatgcaagctgaaaagtcatcattgttgccaaaacgaatgacgggttaCTTAGCCTTAAGTAGTCTTTTAAGgcgaagatgcatcgaagccatacTTCGAATTTTTAAGAGCCTAAATCTAGAGTACCTGACGAACGttcgcgctgaaaatttgatcaattggtcaccaccaggcattgcagtatggaccaatgcacgagtttactaatttgacgtttgagcggtgccgaattcactcgttgccatggtcacgtaaataacacggcaccgctcaaacgtcagatagtggactcgtgcatcagtccattcgctctcatttgattttgaagcacgatcaaagcaagtgaagaaaaacatcccatctgttgcggtctatGATCTAAAATGTAccacaagttgtaacaagtctgataaataggagcagcgaacaagagccccaaagagagagcgatgataaaatttatttttctcgcttgtttccCGTTAGGGGTTGGTGTTTTACTTTAGTGGCACGATGAACAATCCCCGAACTTCCGATAGCAaaagtgtcccccaggtttggagtttgtttagaggggttttatcatgcactgctatcccccgatctgatcaaagttgtagcagtatatgATTAACAGTCTCTCAAAATGTGCTGCATGTTATGATAGCGATAcgcgagagattctctcaattttctcaggattcaatccctggtcacCACCAATGAGTGACCAGTAAGACAGATTTCCAGCACAAACGGTTgtatggttctctagatttgtgctctcgaaaattcgaggtttggcttcgatgtatCTTTACCTTATATCTAAGTTAAAACTAGTTCTTGAAATATTACGTCATGATCAAAGGCCAAATTTTGATTCTACCAGTTGATAATAAGTTTTCAGTAATTATTCGATGCGCCTGCGAGAACAAACGAAGCTTTAATTTGCAAAAGCTATTCCGCCCTTTCCATACGTAATCTAATATTGCCTAAAACATCAAACTCAACTTACCCTTTGCGTATCCTGGAACGCCTTAAACAGCAACCGCACCAGAAGATGAATCGCACCATGTTCCCGCAATGGTGCTGCATTGGATGGGCAGAGCGCCAGATTACGAATCAGTCCGATGACGGCCTTGATCAGTGGCCAACGGGACGGTGGATTAAGTAGCTTCACAATCACTGGCAATCCGTAGCCATTGCGAACGATGTTCTGCGCCGATTCGGACTCCGGATGGCGCGAAGTTAGGTGACGCAGAGCGCAAACGGCTGGCTCCGTAATTTCTTCGCGATCGCCCGCATTGATGATGGTACCGACCAGAGCCTCAACGCCGCCAACTTGACATACCGTGACCTTATTGCGTTGGTTGTTGCACGTCAGATTGGACAGGATGCCGGCAGCACAAGTGACAACGTTCACATCCGACGAGCCCAAAACTGTGACCAAGCCAGAGAGAAGCGTTTCTAAACCGTCAACCTTTGTGGCGGCATCGGAAAGGTTACGCAACGTCCAGAGGCAGTTCTGAACGAGACGCTGTGATGGATTTCCTAAATGCATGGCCAAGGCTTGCATGCCACCAGCCTCAACGATGGCTGGCTTGTTGCTCGAACAAACGGACAAGACCTTCAGCACACGGGAGGTCGTCCAAAGAAGCTTCTCATAGTCATATGAGCGCATAATGCGAACCAATTCACTTGGTCCAGTGGAAGCAAGGATAATAAGTTTGCTTTCTTGATTTCCGTAGGCAAGAATCTGCAGACAATCCGTAACAATAGCCAGGAATTTAACATTGTTGCGCTGCAACAAAGCTACCATTTTCTGTAAGCCACCAGCCAAACGGACTGCCATTTTGCTGCCATCTTGATGGAGCAGTAAATTGTGAAGCGTTGTGATTGCATAGAACAGCACAGATTCAACCGGCGACGATAGCAGCTTAACGAGTGCtgggattccaccagatttGAAAATTGCTAGCAAACCTTGCCGATGGTGCGACAAATTGTGCAACGTCCCTACAGCTCCTTTAGTGGTCTCTAGATCATTGCTCTGGGACAAAGCACGAACCAAAGCTGCGACCATCTGTGGGCTGTTCATAATAGCGTGACGTGAAGCTTCCTTCTTTGACAACTGGTGCACCATCATGGCAGCCTGGGAAACCACAACCTGATCTTCATCGTTCAAGAGCTTGATCAACTCTGGAATAGCTCGAGTAGCCAGATCAGCATCGTCCTGATAGTTAATCAAGTTGACAACGGCATGCTTAAGCATCTGCGACGGTTCGGACAATCGCTGTACCGCTGTCGGTTGTTGTGGGTCGAATTGTGTTGACGGAATTTCGATACCCTCTTCGAGGGTTTCCGGGAACATGGCGGCTCGAACACGCTGGGAACGTGTCTGGCTGAGCTGCTGATTCATGTCGTCCACCTGATCTTGGGTGAAGTTCTGCGAGAAACCTTGATCCATGTCGAACATCAGCGGGTCGTCTTCCATGTCGTCATCTTTGCCACTGAGCGATGGCACCTGCGTGACCGCACCCGAATGGATGCCGGAATCACCCAAGTACGAGTTCTGTTGCCACATCAGCGTTTGCTCCTTCGCCGAGGGCATCGGCATATCCGATGAATTGTAGGGGTTGTGGGACACTGTTGAATGGAAGAAGAAAAGAAGGAGAATTAATAATTGATGGCGGTATGGAGACTACTTTGGGGGGCTGGTGTTTCATTCTAGGATATGCAAAAGGGAGGTCACCACGTGCGAAAACAATACACATTTATAAATGAATCACGCAGCTGCGACACTTGGTATCAATTTGCTTTGAAGAACAAAAGTGCTGTGAACTAGAGCAAGTACTGATATTCTCGGAAATTGTTAGATTctagtggatttttttttatcgttatTTCTTGTTTTATGCAAGAATGGATAATATACTATCTTTAAAAAGATATGACTGACGTATTCGATTCAAAGTAAacttaatttaattaatttaaatgtCCAGTATCCCCCACATTTTCTACGACTTaacataaagaaatttctccaaggacttGTTCAGGAATCCCCTAGAGATTCTTCTATGAATATAGCAAGGAAGTCCTCAATTAATTCAGCCAGTAATATATTTAAGGATATCTAGGAACTTACCCaaagatttgttacaaaatttcttcaaagattcttcaaaaatgtcttGAGTAATTTGTTGAAGGGAAAATGCttcttggaatttcttcaacttaTCTTTCACGGAATGCCTTAAGATTTACTTCAAGCATTCTTGTtctggatgttttttttttaattttcaatcggGATTTTTTCTGAGGATAGCCGCAGCAAAAatctcagggattcctccatcttgttcttcagagattcttccagaaattttccaagaaattcatcaataaatccATTATTCTTTAACATTAATAAGTTAATGAAGTTTATAAAAAGTCAATACTAAAGACGCATTGGTTAAAAAATGCTTGGGTAAACCTGGGTCACAAGATCCAAAACTACATTTTCAAACTAGTTTTGTTAATTTTTGATTGCGTAGTAGAATATGCATTAAAACATATAACAGGAGTTTTGCGTTGAACAAGGTATAGGATAGTTACGGGCTTAAGGGCTAGATCTCATGTTTATCGCGTATGCTCTTTCTAACACATACCTAATCCTGAAGTTGTtcctcaataaaaaaaactaagggTGAAAGATCAAAGAATTCGACATCCCATTCAATATGCATTATTTCCTTTACCATGATTGCATAGAAATCAATTCAGCTCACATTTTCCACAAAGTTTTTTCATGTGAACTGCTTACCCCGAACCAAGGGGTTGAAGAGAAGAagtattctgattttttttttcgttcgccAAGAAAGGGGTTGCCATGTAAATGTACACCGCACTTAAGTACCCGTGGAAAATAAGGTGTCGAATGGCTTCATTTCCAGTAGCAGGTGCCCGGCTGCAATTCATGTAGCAATAGTTAAAAGTGGAAGCAAAATCGCAGTTGTAGCTGAACGAAGGTAGTTCCTGGCCAAACGGGCATGACCTTGTTAATTAGCAAATTTCGCTGAGGCATTTAATTATTCATGGAAATTGTTGCACCTCAGGGTACTTTGCTGGTGGAAACACACTATTAGTTTCACCTTTTTCCCTGATGAGAATGTTAGTACGCGTAGGGCTAAAAAACGTTACAAAaggattttaaattaatttcactCCCATTTAAACGTGCAAATGTTCATTGTTAAACGAAGAGATTGTAATCCCTACCCCGGAACCGCCGACAACAATCCACCTTCGCAATCAACACGACCGTTTCTCACCCCTCCATGCCTATGGCAATATCGTAGTACGAAGCAGTCGTCGTCACCAGAGCCTGTAATTACGAAATACACTCGTATTTCGCTTTGAAGTCCGTGTTACTGAGAAACCCTTATTGCTTTCATAATgaatgaatgcgaaaatgtggtGCGGCTTTAGTTGATTCCGTTCGATGGATATGAATTGAGCAGATGGACTGGTGCCAAAGGGTTGCGTAATGTATACCATCCTTGTAGATTCGAAATCGAACTATGGTTACTCTCGCTTTGAGTTTTTAGTTTCAACGTTATCTTGGATATGTGGACTTTCAAAcgatgcacaatggtcgggcttcATATAAAagagcggccaaaactaccaaaacacttttttgagttgtttatggtttttatcattttaaaatatacctcatgtattatattattatgattcctaattgaaattgaattgaaatttaaattcctTTGACTTATATGCCGTCGAACTGacagaagtcaaaaaattgaaaaatgtaacaataaaatgaAGTACAAAACTCATATTTAGGATTGCAATATTCTcaaagttacgcactatctgaaagcttatggttcaacacttttatcgagcatgaggatggaaacaaatatttggttgaagcttTAACACTGTTCAATATTAAACTTTagtattttgatgattttgaacatgaaaaacaactcttgtcgcatCATGTCGctgccatttcgaatattgcactttaaaatgcatccttagatcttacaacaaacgtttaaattttttgcagaaatttgctgatttgcaagttagagctagttgaataattcaatattttcatacattttgacgatatttttcatacaaagttgatataaaacatatttaaccactcttcatacatattttgatcaaactcgttaaaatacaaacaaaatttgtgcttttagccaaatttgattgcatttctaaaataaaacaactttttaaaaaaagttacgtaatatgtgaataaccccttctgaaacaataaaaacgccaaataacatatttagattacatatttcatcgattaaggcgataaaactagttatggccaaacttcgttttttccgaccattgtgcgatGGTTAGCTCTACTGGAGACATACCAACTATTTATTTGATCTCTGGGCAAATAATAGCACATACGTGTTTGATCCTCAAGGTTTACCAAACAAATCGCATCAGACTACGTTTATACTTGGGTTTTCTGTTCATCATTTGCAGAATTCCTTTTTTTAACATATGAAATATATGGTTGCAGATAGAGATAGAGACAGGCCTAGTGATTTTGATACTGTGAAGGTTTTTGCAAAAGATCCTTCAAAAATACTTCACGAGGTTTAGTAAATATTCACGAAATGGATATATCCATCTTCAAATACTCACAGTTCGTAGGCAGCTTGATATTTATTCCAAGCTATGGTACAAATGCTTCCACGAAAAATTTAAAGGTGAATCTCTCaattcacaactttcttccaaaTCGGTTTTGGAGCTGTCGCTGAACGATATGAAATGgcgttttttttccagaatgtgtATTTTCTCGACAGGGTACTAAAAAGGCGTTCAAAATTGTATCGTAATGAGAGCTAAATTCGATGCATTACATCAATATTTGAGCATCAAATGAAAGCAGCTTCTTGGCCAGAATCTTCAATTCATGTTAGAAAGCACCAGTTGTAATCAATGTTTGCAAATTTGCTGGATTTATGCCAAAGATCTTGAACTTCAATATGGGAGTCAAGGAAACCATCGCGATGAAGGAGACAGTCGTGAACTTCTACACAAACACAAATAGAAAAGGCACACATTTTAATGGCTTAAAAGTAATCATAAATGTATCTATTGATGCGAAAGATATGAATGACGAAGATGAAATTTACGAATAAATTAATTATTGGATTATGTTTTCTagaaacagtttcaaataattGTTTGAATATTCTAAATTAGAGTTCTcattctctgaatggtaaagatgATGAGCTGTGTTTTTTTACAACAAGTTTTATACTCATTCGTAtgagtataaaacatcaactctttgtcgctaggacgtggccagagcaactctctaCTGTTGAACTCTAATTGATTGACAAGAAGGAATCAAACCTCACTGAATGGTACAGAACATGACACATACCATGTGCTCAACAAAACATTTCTAGAAAGCTTATTATTCTTCCTCTATAagcaaattcattgaaaatataatattgaaCAGAATAATTGttcaaataatgaaaatacaattttgaaacaattaacACTTCGGATTTTCACAAGGACATTCGACCATCTACCAAAAAACAGATTGAGCCGTCGAAAACTCAATGTTGGCTCAAAACCTGAATTGTTCTGCAATTCGGGTTGCTCCGGGGCATTTCTGGGTGACCAAAACAAACCTGAGTGGTCATTTAATCATTATTGTTTGATATGGGTGGCATCcttaaaaaataagaaaaattgaGCAATTCAATGCTTAGTTCTAGttcaaaacttgattttttaccACAATACGGTATTAAAAATCATGAACATTGTGTCCTAAAATGCGTACTTTTGATACTAAAACTGAATGTTCTCATGATACGGGTTTTCCGATGAGCAAGAAGGATCATAATAACTATTTGATTATCATAAGGTCTCAAAAGGGACCTTTTACAGATGTTGTGTATTCCCAGTAGACACTATGATCAAATCCGGATCATCCGGAACATTTCTGTAACCAAATAGAACCGAAATCGGTCAGgaaaccaacagatgtagcttgagagtagcataccatcttcaatgtacaatttcaaactctgtaatgtcaataacggcgtcggccacgtccttacggtcatcgggaaaaggaaggaatgttagtgtgacatccattgctactagagaccgagatcacctctgcatctcgaTGATTTTCACAAGAAGGAGTgttgttagtgggagggatcAAAAGCTACATTATCAGGATTCCCCTTGAtgagtgatgcgattcatgtagcctcaaattaaaacaaaatatctaCCAGTGCGTCAACAATTTTAATATCGaactactaaaaaaatattttagtaaTTGCGACAAATAAATTAAAGAATATGGACgcgtaattatttttttttttataaaacaggtcttatgccgacacttacagtgacgaaccatccatagtctgtttaacaaataaatgaaacattgccacgatacaaatttgtgtttttacaagcatgaaacgaactcaccagttggtaatccatccctCAACGGAAGTCACAAATTCGGGATCAACAGGCAAATGCTGGGAGCCGAAACACAAAATCGATGATCCAAAAATCTTCTAAAATCCAAGCAACTTGCAAAAATCAGAAATCTTGAAACTTGAATACTATTAGCGCATTTGATCGATTCTTGAAATCATCCAAAATTTTCTCTCTTCATGTGGCTCAGTTATGGATTGAAGAGAAATTAAAGAAAGAGATCCATTCATTGTTAGATATATCCTTTTGAAAATTTACGCGAGAAATCATTAAATTTGTGGACATCACATTCGACATTACTTGTATGACAGgatagaaactttttttttttgactcgcACTTTCTGCTGTTTGTATTTCCCCTCGATGTAAGAATGGAATTGTCTCTTAGCGAGTGCATATGAAAAGTGTTTCGACATACTGTGGTCTACCGTAAGCATCAATTTCTTTGATTTCAATGCATatgttattatgcaaaaatgaCAACCAGTTGCAAATGATAGACCATGGCGACATTTGATGATAACATAATTTCCTGGGTTGGATATTGCCACAGCATAGTAAACCGCAAAGCATGATGAATTAATAATAAGCCCCCAACATAAATTGCTTAATTTAGTGTGACTGTTGGAATGAAATATGTGCCAAGTATTTGTAATTCCTAGCAAACAACTTTCAACATCTACATGTAGTTACTTACACAGATTGAAACCTTATAAGCAGCAAAATGTAAAACACCGACGTAAAGATATCAAGAACAAACCTCATTTAAATTTTTGCTTTTGAATTTCATGAGGCGCAAAATGAGAGAACAATCGTTTCTCATCAATGCACTTGGCATAAACGACGGTACCGCATTCTGTCTTCGACTCCGAGTTCGATATACGAAAGGAGACATCTCCCGTGCCATCCATTGCAAGGAAAAGACAGATTGCGACAGGCAAACACACTTGTATGTGCCTTCAATCGGAAATGTAAAGAGCGACACAAACAAGTTAAGTAGGATAAGGACCAAGGATAAGAAGATAAATCTTTTCTTTCCATCTTCGATGCCGGGTTGGGGTGGGATGGCTTGGGGTTTCCTGTATATGCCAATGAAATAGAAGTGTATATAGAGTTTTTGTGGCGTAGATTTGTTGACCAAATCGCATCGTGGGAATCACCCTTGGGAGCATCTCCCCTTTTCATAAGCTCCTTGTTATTAAATTATATCCTTTCCATTCAATAGAAGACCTCAGGCCTAGAGCTCTTAGCAGAAAATAAAGAAAGAACAAACCATCTTACAGTTTCGCCAGCAGGACGTCTGTTTCACGAAGCGTTTAATCGTAGCCAAATAACAACAGCTCTCCACAATGAGGATGTCCCTCTCCTGGACTGTTTGTGGTTCTTGACTTTTTCGGCGAATTCGACTGAAATGGGGGAGGGTGAGCTAATTCTCGTTATAATGTTTGGCTTTTCGCGTCTCATTGATGTTGTTAAGGCCAAGGAGCTTCTTGAGACGTTCGTATCTTTACCGGCAAATAATGGAAACGACCGGAA is a genomic window containing:
- the LOC5576477 gene encoding armadillo segment polarity protein isoform X4 is translated as MPMPSAKEQTLMWQQNSYLGDSGIHSGAVTQVPSLSGKDDDMEDDPLMFDMDQGFSQNFTQDQVDDMNQQLSQTRSQRVRAAMFPETLEEGIEIPSTQFDPQQPTAVQRLSEPSQMLKHAVVNLINYQDDADLATRAIPELIKLLNDEDQVVVSQAAMMVHQLSKKEASRHAIMNSPQMVAALVRALSQSNDLETTKGAVGTLHNLSHHRQGLLAIFKSGGIPALVKLLSSPVESVLFYAITTLHNLLLHQDGSKMAVRLAGGLQKMVALLQRNNVKFLAIVTDCLQILAYGNQESKLIILASTGPSELVRIMRSYDYEKLLWTTSRVLKVLSVCSSNKPAIVEAGGMQALAMHLGNPSQRLVQNCLWTLRNLSDAATKVDGLETLLSGLVTVLGSSDVNVVTCAAGILSNLTCNNQRNKVTVCQVGGVEALVGTIINAGDREEITEPAVCALRHLTSRHPESESAQNIVRNGYGLPVIVKLLNPPSRWPLIKAVIGLIRNLALCPSNAAPLREHGAIHLLVRLLFKAFQDTQRQRSSVATNGSQPPGAYADGVRMEEIVEGTVGALHILSKEELNRQLIRQQNVISIFVQLLFYNDIENIQRVAAGVLCELAVDKEVAEMIEAEGATAPLTELLNSANEGVATYAAAVLFKMSEDKSMDYKKRFSSELTTLPVFRDDTMWNNGELGIGPDLQDILSPDQAYEGLYGQGPPSVHSSHGGRAFQQGYDTLPIDSMQGLEIGGGGNAGPAGSNPNAGNNPGAGGPPSGQPTSPYAMDMDVGEMDASELTFDHLDVMPSPPQDNNQVAAWYDTDL
- the LOC5576477 gene encoding armadillo segment polarity protein isoform X2, giving the protein MEFIQYLGEMSHNPYNSSDMPMPSAKEQTLMWQQNSYLGDSGIHSGAVTQVPSLSGKDDDMEDDPLMFDMDQGFSQNFTQDQVDDMNQQLSQTRSQRVRAAMFPETLEEGIEIPSTQFDPQQPTAVQRLSEPSQMLKHAVVNLINYQDDADLATRAIPELIKLLNDEDQVVVSQAAMMVHQLSKKEASRHAIMNSPQMVAALVRALSQSNDLETTKGAVGTLHNLSHHRQGLLAIFKSGGIPALVKLLSSPVESVLFYAITTLHNLLLHQDGSKMAVRLAGGLQKMVALLQRNNVKFLAIVTDCLQILAYGNQESKLIILASTGPSELVRIMRSYDYEKLLWTTSRVLKVLSVCSSNKPAIVEAGGMQALAMHLGNPSQRLVQNCLWTLRNLSDAATKVDGLETLLSGLVTVLGSSDVNVVTCAAGILSNLTCNNQRNKVTVCQVGGVEALVGTIINAGDREEITEPAVCALRHLTSRHPESESAQNIVRNGYGLPVIVKLLNPPSRWPLIKAVIGLIRNLALCPSNAAPLREHGAIHLLVRLLFKAFQDTQRQRSSVATNGSQPPGAYADGVRMEEIVEGTVGALHILSKEELNRQLIRQQNVISIFVQLLFYNDIENIQRVAAGVLCELAVDKEVAEMIEAEGATAPLTELLNSANEGVATYAAAVLFKMSEDKSMDYKKRFSSELTTLPVFRDDTMWNNGELGIGPDLQDILSPDQAYEGLYGQGPPSVHSSHGGRAFQQGYDTLPIDSMQGLEIGGGGNAGPAGSNPNAGNNPGAGGPPSGQPTSPYAMDMDVGEMDASELTFDHLDVMPSPPQDNNQVAAWYDTDL
- the LOC5576477 gene encoding armadillo segment polarity protein isoform X6; this translates as MSYQMPQNRTMSHNPYNSSDMPMPSAKEQTLMWQQNSYLGDSGIHSGAVTQVPSLSGKDDDMEDDPLMFDMDQGFSQNFTQDQVDDMNQQLSQTRSQRVRAAMFPETLEEGIEIPSTQFDPQQPTAVQRLSEPSQMLKHAVVNLINYQDDADLATRAIPELIKLLNDEDQVVVSQAAMMVHQLSKKEASRHAIMNSPQMVAALVRALSQSNDLETTKGAVGTLHNLSHHRQGLLAIFKSGGIPALVKLLSSPVESVLFYAITTLHNLLLHQDGSKMAVRLAGGLQKMVALLQRNNVKFLAIVTDCLQILAYGNQESKLIILASTGPSELVRIMRSYDYEKLLWTTSRVLKVLSVCSSNKPAIVEAGGMQALAMHLGNPSQRLVQNCLWTLRNLSDAATKVDGLETLLSGLVTVLGSSDVNVVTCAAGILSNLTCNNQRNKVTVCQVGGVEALVGTIINAGDREEITEPAVCALRHLTSRHPESESAQNIVRNGYGLPVIVKLLNPPSRWPLIKAVIGLIRNLALCPSNAAPLREHGAIHLLVRLLFKAFQDTQRQRSSVATNGSQPPGAYADGVRMEEIVEGTVGALHILSKEELNRQLIRQQNVISIFVQLLFYNDIENIQRVAAGVLCELAVDKEVAEMIEAEGATAPLTELLNSANEGVATYAAAVLFKMSEDKSMDYKKRFSSELTTLPVFRDDTMWNNGELGIGPDLQDMTHCR
- the LOC5576477 gene encoding armadillo segment polarity protein isoform X1 — its product is MSYQMPQNRTMSHNPYNSSDMPMPSAKEQTLMWQQNSYLGDSGIHSGAVTQVPSLSGKDDDMEDDPLMFDMDQGFSQNFTQDQVDDMNQQLSQTRSQRVRAAMFPETLEEGIEIPSTQFDPQQPTAVQRLSEPSQMLKHAVVNLINYQDDADLATRAIPELIKLLNDEDQVVVSQAAMMVHQLSKKEASRHAIMNSPQMVAALVRALSQSNDLETTKGAVGTLHNLSHHRQGLLAIFKSGGIPALVKLLSSPVESVLFYAITTLHNLLLHQDGSKMAVRLAGGLQKMVALLQRNNVKFLAIVTDCLQILAYGNQESKLIILASTGPSELVRIMRSYDYEKLLWTTSRVLKVLSVCSSNKPAIVEAGGMQALAMHLGNPSQRLVQNCLWTLRNLSDAATKVDGLETLLSGLVTVLGSSDVNVVTCAAGILSNLTCNNQRNKVTVCQVGGVEALVGTIINAGDREEITEPAVCALRHLTSRHPESESAQNIVRNGYGLPVIVKLLNPPSRWPLIKAVIGLIRNLALCPSNAAPLREHGAIHLLVRLLFKAFQDTQRQRSSVATNGSQPPGAYADGVRMEEIVEGTVGALHILSKEELNRQLIRQQNVISIFVQLLFYNDIENIQRVAAGVLCELAVDKEVAEMIEAEGATAPLTELLNSANEGVATYAAAVLFKMSEDKSMDYKKRFSSELTTLPVFRDDTMWNNGELGIGPDLQDILSPDQAYEGLYGQGPPSVHSSHGGRAFQQGYDTLPIDSMQGLEIGGGGNAGPAGSNPNAGNNPGAGGPPSGQPTSPYAMDMDVGEMDASELTFDHLDVMPSPPQDNNQVAAWYDTDL
- the LOC5576477 gene encoding armadillo segment polarity protein isoform X3, yielding MLMSHNPYNSSDMPMPSAKEQTLMWQQNSYLGDSGIHSGAVTQVPSLSGKDDDMEDDPLMFDMDQGFSQNFTQDQVDDMNQQLSQTRSQRVRAAMFPETLEEGIEIPSTQFDPQQPTAVQRLSEPSQMLKHAVVNLINYQDDADLATRAIPELIKLLNDEDQVVVSQAAMMVHQLSKKEASRHAIMNSPQMVAALVRALSQSNDLETTKGAVGTLHNLSHHRQGLLAIFKSGGIPALVKLLSSPVESVLFYAITTLHNLLLHQDGSKMAVRLAGGLQKMVALLQRNNVKFLAIVTDCLQILAYGNQESKLIILASTGPSELVRIMRSYDYEKLLWTTSRVLKVLSVCSSNKPAIVEAGGMQALAMHLGNPSQRLVQNCLWTLRNLSDAATKVDGLETLLSGLVTVLGSSDVNVVTCAAGILSNLTCNNQRNKVTVCQVGGVEALVGTIINAGDREEITEPAVCALRHLTSRHPESESAQNIVRNGYGLPVIVKLLNPPSRWPLIKAVIGLIRNLALCPSNAAPLREHGAIHLLVRLLFKAFQDTQRQRSSVATNGSQPPGAYADGVRMEEIVEGTVGALHILSKEELNRQLIRQQNVISIFVQLLFYNDIENIQRVAAGVLCELAVDKEVAEMIEAEGATAPLTELLNSANEGVATYAAAVLFKMSEDKSMDYKKRFSSELTTLPVFRDDTMWNNGELGIGPDLQDILSPDQAYEGLYGQGPPSVHSSHGGRAFQQGYDTLPIDSMQGLEIGGGGNAGPAGSNPNAGNNPGAGGPPSGQPTSPYAMDMDVGEMDASELTFDHLDVMPSPPQDNNQVAAWYDTDL